CAATTGAAGCAGCCCGCGAAGGTCGAGCCCGTATTCGTCGGCGGTCTTCTGGTGGTTGGTGGCAAGCCGCCAATGGCCCTGGAGGCGCGGCCCCTCGAACAACCCGCACACGAGATTGGTGTTGCCGATATCGATCGCGAGCAGCATGGATACGTGCCTGTCGTTCACCCGTCATCGTAAGTGGACCACATCTCCAACCCGGACTGCAACCGTCTCCGCCTTCCGGGGGCCGGAGCTGGAGGAGAGGGATTGAACGAGGAGGGCTCCATCCGGCGCCACGGCTTCGGCCAGCCCGATCAAGGGAGGCGCGGCCGCGAACTCGATGCTGACCTGCCGGCCGATCGTGGCGCACAACCCTGTATAGGCCGAAATGGCCTGCGCGATCTCGCCGTCCAGCACCGGTTCAAGCTGTTCTTCCAACCGCTCAAGAATATTGGAAAGAAGCCGCGCGCGGTCAACCGGCCGGCCGGTGGCCATGATCAATGACGTGGCTGTGTCGTGCAGATCTTCCGGCAGGTCCTTCTGCGGCAGGTTGACGTTGAGTCCAATGCCGACGATGAAGAACGGAGGAGACTGAGTCGTCAACAGGCTTTCAGACAGGATCCCGCCCAGCTTGCGGCCGCCGAGGAGGAGATCGTTCGGCCATTTGAGCTGTGGAGTGATGGCGACCGTATCGGCGATGCCCAGCGCAACGGCCGTGCCGCTGGCAAGGGGAACCCATGCGGGCCAGTGGACATCATCAGAAAGAAGCCGGCGGCCACGGAGCAGCAGCGAGAAACAGAGACCGTCGCCGGGACGGGAGAACCACGACCGGCCCCGACGGCCGCGGCCGGCGGTCTGGTGATCGGCGCAGACTACCGTGCCATGTTCGGCTCCTGCTTGAGCCAGCTTGAGCAGGGCGGAATTGGTCGAGTCGGTCTGCGAGAGGACGTGCAAATGCCGTCCGAAGACACGGGTTCGCAATGACGAGGCGACGGCTTCTTGGGTCAGATCATTCAACAAGCGAGGCGGCGAAAGCCAACAAGCGGCAAGACCGCCGCGAAGATCATCCGCTTATGCACTTACGCCGGGGTGAGGTCAAGGCTGATATCCGCCGCCGGCGCCGAATGGGTCAAGGCTCCGATCGAGATGAAGTCGGCCCCGGCCGCCGCATAGTCCCGGACCGTCGCCAGCGTGATGCCCCCCGAGACTTCCACCAGCGCCCGGCCCTTGATCAGATCAACGGCCCTTCGTACGTCGGCAGGAATCATGTTGTCCAGGAGGATCACGTCCGCTCCGCCGTCGAGCGCCATTGGGATCTGCTCCAGCGCATCGACCTCGACAATCATCCGCAGGCGATGCGGGGCCCGTTCTCTCGCAAGGCGGCAACCCTCCGCCAGCGACAATCCCGCCTGCGCGAGCAACGCAATATGGTTGTCCTTGACCATAATGCCGTCGCTCAGCGAAAAGCGGTGGTTGGTCCCTCCGCCCAGGCTCACCGCCCATTTTTCCAAGGCTCGGAGGCCGGGCAGCGTCTTCCGCGTATCGAGAATCTTGGCCGGATAGCCGCGGATTGCGTCGCAATAGGCGCGCGTGAGCGTGGCGATCCCGGAGAGGTGCTGTAAGAAATTCAGCGCGACCCGTTCCGCCCGCAGGATAGACCGGGCGTCTCCGGCGATCGTAAGCAGGGCAGCGCCCGCTTGCGCCGTCGAGCCGTCGGGAACGTGCTCGGTCATGGTCAAGGCGGCATCAACCTCTCGAAACGTCTGAATTGCGACCGCGAGCCCCGCCACGGTCACATGCTGCTTGGCCAGCACGACTGCGGAGGCGGACACAGGATCGGGAAACAGGGCGGCCGTGGTCGCGTCGCCGAAGGGCGCATCTTCCTGCAAGGCCGCCATCACAATGCCGTGAAGCTGGTCAGGCGAAAGAGGCTGCATCGGGTTACCGTTCCAGCATGTTCGTGAGCTGGGTAAGGCTGCTGTCGAGGATGGCTTGATTGTCTTGAATCAAGACCAGCCGCTGCTGGTGCTCGGCCACGACTTCGGGGGGCGCCTTTGCGACAAACTCCTGATTCTTGAGCTTGCCTTCGAGACGAGTACGCTCGAGCGCTTCATCATCGCGCTGCTTGGCGATGCGCGCGAGGGCCTTCTGCAGGTCCACCTGGCCCATGACGGTCAGGCCGATGGTCGTGCCCTGTCTGGTCAGCTGCAGCAACTTCTCGCTTGGCCAGCCTTGGGAGGCGGCGACTTGCGCCGGTCCTTTGGCCAAGGCAGAGAGATAGGCAGTCATTCGGGACAGCGCGCTGGTGTTCCCGGCCTGCTGGCATTCGACGAAGAAGGCCACCTGCACGGCAGGACTGTAATTCAGCAACGATCGTCCGGTGCGGACGAGGCTGACTGCCTGTTGAAGCAGTAAGAGCGCCTCTTCCGCTTCCTTGTCCTCCCAGGCCGGATCGGGGCGAGGGTAGCTCTGGATCATCACGCTCTCACCTTCGTGGGGGAGCGTCTGCCAGATCTCCTCCGTTAAGAAGGGCATAAAGGGATGCAACAGCCGCATGAGCGCTTCGCTGGATTCCTCCAAGGTCTGCCTCGTGGCCTTGGCTTCCGGTGAGTCCCGCTGTTGCAACGCAACCTTGGCGAGCTCAAGGTACCAGTCGCAGTACTCATGCCAGACAAACTGATAGAGAGACGAGCAGGCTTGATCGAAGCGATAGTGTTCCAACGACTGCGACACGGATCCAATCGTCTCGCTTAACCGCGCAAGAATCCATCGATCCGGCAGTGAGCGCTCTTTCGCCGGTGTTGCTGTTCGCGGCCCTTCCAGGTTCATCAGGATGAACCGCGCGGCGTTCCAGATCTTGTTCGCGAAGTTGCGATAGCCCTCGATCCGCTCCTCGGCGAGCTTGATGTCGCGGCCCGGGGTGGACATGGAGGCAAGGGTAAAGCGCAAGGCATCGGTGCCGTACTGTTCCATCACATGGAGGGGGTCGATCACGTTCCCCTTCGACTTGCTCATCTTTTGCCCTTCGGCGTCGCGGACCAACGCGTGGATATAGACTTCGCGGAAGGGCACCTCACCCATGAATTTCAGACCCATCATGATCATGCGCGCGACCCAAAAAAACAGAATGTCGAGCCCGGTCACGAGCGTTGAGGTCGGATAATACTTCTCAAGATCCCGTGTCTTGTCCGGCCAGCCCAGCGTGGAGAAGGGCCAGAGGGCGGAGGAGAACCAGGTGTCGAGCACATCGGGGTCCTGCACGAGACTCCCGCCGTGCCCTTTGGGACAGGAGGCCGGTTTCGATAAGCCGACGAGCGGCACGGCATCGGATGGAATGACCGGAACTCCGTCAGAGGCTCGACGGATGAAGGATTTCCCATGACAGGTCTCGCAATACCAGGCGGGGATCTGATGTCCCCACCAGATTTGTCTGGAGATGCACCAGTCCTTGATGTCGCGCATCCAGCCCAGATAGTTGTTCTTCCAAGCCTCGGGGATGATCTGAATGTCGCCCTGCTCAACCGCATCGATGGCGGGCCGGGCCAGCGGCTTGATCTTCACGAACCATTGGTCTGACAGAAAGGGCTCGACCACGGTCTTGCAGCGGTAGCACTTGCCGAGCGCCATTTTGTGCGGCTCGACTTTTTCCAAGAGACCTCGTTCTGCAAGCAACTGTTCGATCTTCGGACGAGCCTTCGCGACCGGAAGATCGCCGACGGCCTGAATCACGCCTTGGTCGGCCTTGGCGCCTTCCGCGAGGAGGCCGGCCTTGAGGTGGGCGTGGATATCCAGGAGCTTGATCCGGGGGAGTGCATGCCGCTCGCCTGCTTCGAAGTCGTTAAAGTCATGGGCCGGCGTGATCTTGACCGCGCCGGTTCCGAACTCGCGGTCCACGAGGATGGCATCCCCCACAATTGGGATGGTTCGGCTGGTGAGCGGCAGCGCGACTTGCCGGCCGATGAGATCCTTATACCGGTCGTCTTCCGGATGCACGGCGACCGCCGTATCGCCGAGCATCGTTTCCGGACGGGTCGTCGCGACCAACAGCCATCGAGACGGATCGTCCGCCAGCGGATACCGAATCGTGTAGAGCTTTCCCGTGGTCTCCTCATGTTCGACTTCAATGTCCGAGAGAGCGGTCAGGCAGCGCGGGCACCAGTTGATCAACCGTTCGCCCCGATAGAGGAGCCCGTCCTCGTGGAGCCGGACAAAGACCTCGCGGACGGCCTTCGACAGCCCGGCATCCATCGTGAAACGGGTGCGTTCCCAATCGCAGGAGGCTCCCAACCGTCTGAGCTGGCGCAGGATGGTCCCGCCGGACTGTTCCTTCCAGGCCCAGACCCGCTCGATGAATTTCTCACGTCCCAGAGTTTCCCGCGAAAGGCCCTCCGCCGCCAGTTGCCGCTCAACCACGTTTTGCGTGGCGATGCCGGCGTGGTCCATGCCCGGGACCCAGAGCGTGTTGCGCCCCTGCATCCGTCGCCAGCGGATGAGGATGTCTTGCAAGGAGTTGTTCAGCGCATGGCCGACGTGGAGCGACCCGGTCACATTGGGCGGCGGGATTACGATCGTATAGGGTTGCGCCGGGTCATCCACGCGGGCATGAAAATAGCCCCGTCCGGCCCAGAACTCGTACCAGCGTTGCTCGACCTCGTGCGGATCGTAGGTTTTGGGAAGTTCGCGATGGCTCATGGAGCTTCGTGACGGGCGATGAAGGAGCGCATCTTAGCATGCGTGCCGGAGCGCAACAAGAAGCGCGCACCGGCCGGATCCGGCTTGTACGTCCGAAACTCCTGTGTTATAGATCGAGCGCCTCCGCCGCGACGGAATGCGGGCGCGCCCACTTAACCCGGAGAAGGATCACGATGCCGAGAGGACGAGAGAAGGATCGGAAGGTCAGGCGGAAACACCGGAAGAATGTGCAACGGATGAAGGCATTGGCCCGCGCGCGACGGGCCGCGGCGAAGAAAACGAAGAAGTCCTGACGGTCTGGATTCCTGCTTGGAGGTGGCTATTCGAGCGCACTCAAGCGTTTGATTTCTTCACTCACCTGAGTTTCCGCCACGGCGGGGACGATCTCCTGCACGGCCTGTTCGATGGCAGTCAGGACGGCTTGCTCCACCGCAGCTTGGACGGCGGATTCGATGGCGGGTTTGGTGGTTTCCTCCATCCGCTGAAGGACGGTCGGCTCCAGCGAGACGAGATGGCTCGAGATCTGCTGGCTGACCAGACTGGGCAACTCCCGCCGCACGATCGGCTCGATTGAACCGGCTACGGCGGTCGGCGAGAGGACTTCGGCCAAGTGCGCGCGCACCGCATCCTGCACCTTCTCGTTGACCTGACGGTCCACCTCACGGGACACGAGGCTCTGAACCGACGTTGTCAGGGACTCGGTCACCTGCTTGGCGACGCCCGAGGCCATGGCATCGAAGAAGGTCTTGCTGGCCATCTCCAAGTGCGGCGGTGCAATGGGAGGTCTCGGCGACGATGAGGGTTGGGAGGAACGGGTCTCAGAGGGGCGGGCTTCGGTCGCTTGCGTAAGGGCCGTGGCGCGAGGCTGATCCGGCGGCGACGGTTGATCGATGTGTGGCGCGAGTGCCGGTGGATCGGCTGATGGTCCCTGGGGGGAGGCCTCCTTGGAGCCGGCAGGCTCGAAGGAGAAATTCAGCTCCTCACCGTCTTCGGCCGGGCTGTCACCTTCCTCCAGGTCGGTGGCCTGTGAGGTGGGGGGCCAAGTCCGTTTGGCTTTGCTCTTCTTGGCTGCCGCCTGTCCGGATGTTTCCAGAGACTGCAGAGTGTCCAGTAGGCTGCCCGGTTGGATCGGCTTGGTGAGGAAGACCGCGACGCCGAGCGAGCGGTACAATCCTTCGTCCGGGTGATCGGCGGAGTCGATCAGCGAGATGATCGGGGTGTCGGTCAGATTATCCAGCTTGTTGAGTTCCTTGCAAAAACTGGAGAAGGTGATCTTGTTCAGGTGATAGTCCGCGATGACGGCCTTCGGCGCCATCTTCTTGGCAGCCTCCAGGGCGGAGGGGCCGTCCAGGAAACTGTAGACTTCGTATCCTTGGTCGGAGGACAGTTGTTCGATCATGCGGCGGACGGCCGGGCTGCTGTCGATGACAAAGAGTTTGGACGCCATGAGAAACCCCTTGTTGTCAATGGAATCGACGCTAGCAGAGGGGGTGGACCTTGTCAAAAGAAATGCCCGATTTCACGTGGTTAGCATGACGATTTGCCAAGTGAGCATCGAGGTGTGTTTGATCGGTGCGGGGACCAGCCGGGGATGGCATTGACGGATTCGCCGATCCACGTCGTGTTCTTTGATGCGGCCGGGACGCTGTTTCGGGTGAAGCGGTCCGTCGCCGACATCTACCTTGATCTGGCGGTTCCGTATGGGTTCCGCCGCGGACCGGACTCGCGCGAGGCGATCAAGGGAGCCTTCAAGCGCGCGATGCAGGATGCGCCGCCGCCGGCTTTCCAGGTCACCGATCCGGCCGAGATCAAACGGTGCGAGCGGCTCTGGTGGTTCGATGTCGTGCACAATGTCTTCTATCGCGTGGGCATGTTCGACCGGTTCGACGATTTTTTTGAAGAGGTGTTTCGGCGCTTCGACGGTCCGGAATTTTGGGAGCTGTATCCGGAAACGATCGACGCATTGAAGGGCCTGCGGGATCGCGGATTGGAACTGGGCATCATTTCGAACTTTGACTCGCGACTGTTCGGCGTCCTTAAGGGGCTCGGGATCGCCGACTATTTCGATACGGTCACAATTTCGTCGTTGGCCAGGTCCGCAAAACCGGCACCAGGGATTTTTCGGTTGGCCTTGGAAAAACATGCGCTCGACCCGGAGGAAGCCCTGCATATTGGAGACAGTCTTCGGGACGATGTGGTGGGCGCGCAGAGGGCAGGCCTGGCCGGCCTGTTGATCCAGCGTCAGGGCGAGCAACCGGAGAGCGAGCCGCCTCAGGGGCTCAATCCGTTTCAGACGATCAAAACCTTGTCTGAACTGTCGGACTTGCTGAATCCACGATAGTCGAGAGTCTACCGATGGGCGGTCCAAGCCGTCGATGCAGACAAGTGTCGACCGATCCGTGGAGCCCTCTCAGGGAACCAGCAGCGGAACCACATCCTTGGCACGCCCCTGCAATGAGACATCCACGAGGGTGGAGTTGGGCGTCGGGTCTAGGTTAATTTCAACTACGAAGGCCCCGGCTGCCTTGGCGATGGGGGCGAACGAGGCGGCGGGATAGACAATCCCAGACGTGCCGACGATCAGTAAGACCTCGCAACCTTCCAGTGCGGCATAGCTCCGATTGATATCCTCCGGCGCCAGGGATTCCCCGAACCAGACGATATGGGGTCTGAGCAGCCCTCCGCAGCCCGGGCAATAGGGGAGCAGGCGGATCGGGACCTCACGGTTTTCTCCGATCGCGCCGCAACCGGTGCAACGGACCTTCCAGATGTTGCCGTGAATCTCCGAGAGCTTGGTCGAGCCAGCCGCTCGATGCAAGCCGTCCACATTTTGAGTGATCAGCCAGAAGTCCGGGACCTGCTGCTCCAAGGTCGCGAGAGCCTCGTGGGCCTGGTTCGGCTTCTTGGTGGCGATCAACTCCCGGCGCCAGTTGTACCACTCCCAGACGAGCCGAGGATCTCGCT
The DNA window shown above is from Nitrospira tepida and carries:
- a CDS encoding HAD-IA family hydrolase, with product MALTDSPIHVVFFDAAGTLFRVKRSVADIYLDLAVPYGFRRGPDSREAIKGAFKRAMQDAPPPAFQVTDPAEIKRCERLWWFDVVHNVFYRVGMFDRFDDFFEEVFRRFDGPEFWELYPETIDALKGLRDRGLELGIISNFDSRLFGVLKGLGIADYFDTVTISSLARSAKPAPGIFRLALEKHALDPEEALHIGDSLRDDVVGAQRAGLAGLLIQRQGEQPESEPPQGLNPFQTIKTLSELSDLLNPR
- a CDS encoding SIR2 family NAD-dependent protein deacylase is translated as MSNRIAEVRERVAGAQRVTVLTGAGVSADSGVPTFRGTDGLWRNFRAEDLAMPEAFERDPRLVWEWYNWRRELIATKKPNQAHEALATLEQQVPDFWLITQNVDGLHRAAGSTKLSEIHGNIWKVRCTGCGAIGENREVPIRLLPYCPGCGGLLRPHIVWFGESLAPEDINRSYAALEGCEVLLIVGTSGIVYPAASFAPIAKAAGAFVVEINLDPTPNSTLVDVSLQGRAKDVVPLLVP
- a CDS encoding biotin--[acetyl-CoA-carboxylase] ligase, producing MRTRVFGRHLHVLSQTDSTNSALLKLAQAGAEHGTVVCADHQTAGRGRRGRSWFSRPGDGLCFSLLLRGRRLLSDDVHWPAWVPLASGTAVALGIADTVAITPQLKWPNDLLLGGRKLGGILSESLLTTQSPPFFIVGIGLNVNLPQKDLPEDLHDTATSLIMATGRPVDRARLLSNILERLEEQLEPVLDGEIAQAISAYTGLCATIGRQVSIEFAAAPPLIGLAEAVAPDGALLVQSLSSSSGPRKAETVAVRVGDVVHLR
- a CDS encoding response regulator, with the translated sequence MASKLFVIDSSPAVRRMIEQLSSDQGYEVYSFLDGPSALEAAKKMAPKAVIADYHLNKITFSSFCKELNKLDNLTDTPIISLIDSADHPDEGLYRSLGVAVFLTKPIQPGSLLDTLQSLETSGQAAAKKSKAKRTWPPTSQATDLEEGDSPAEDGEELNFSFEPAGSKEASPQGPSADPPALAPHIDQPSPPDQPRATALTQATEARPSETRSSQPSSSPRPPIAPPHLEMASKTFFDAMASGVAKQVTESLTTSVQSLVSREVDRQVNEKVQDAVRAHLAEVLSPTAVAGSIEPIVRRELPSLVSQQISSHLVSLEPTVLQRMEETTKPAIESAVQAAVEQAVLTAIEQAVQEIVPAVAETQVSEEIKRLSALE
- a CDS encoding valine--tRNA ligase, with translation MSHRELPKTYDPHEVEQRWYEFWAGRGYFHARVDDPAQPYTIVIPPPNVTGSLHVGHALNNSLQDILIRWRRMQGRNTLWVPGMDHAGIATQNVVERQLAAEGLSRETLGREKFIERVWAWKEQSGGTILRQLRRLGASCDWERTRFTMDAGLSKAVREVFVRLHEDGLLYRGERLINWCPRCLTALSDIEVEHEETTGKLYTIRYPLADDPSRWLLVATTRPETMLGDTAVAVHPEDDRYKDLIGRQVALPLTSRTIPIVGDAILVDREFGTGAVKITPAHDFNDFEAGERHALPRIKLLDIHAHLKAGLLAEGAKADQGVIQAVGDLPVAKARPKIEQLLAERGLLEKVEPHKMALGKCYRCKTVVEPFLSDQWFVKIKPLARPAIDAVEQGDIQIIPEAWKNNYLGWMRDIKDWCISRQIWWGHQIPAWYCETCHGKSFIRRASDGVPVIPSDAVPLVGLSKPASCPKGHGGSLVQDPDVLDTWFSSALWPFSTLGWPDKTRDLEKYYPTSTLVTGLDILFFWVARMIMMGLKFMGEVPFREVYIHALVRDAEGQKMSKSKGNVIDPLHVMEQYGTDALRFTLASMSTPGRDIKLAEERIEGYRNFANKIWNAARFILMNLEGPRTATPAKERSLPDRWILARLSETIGSVSQSLEHYRFDQACSSLYQFVWHEYCDWYLELAKVALQQRDSPEAKATRQTLEESSEALMRLLHPFMPFLTEEIWQTLPHEGESVMIQSYPRPDPAWEDKEAEEALLLLQQAVSLVRTGRSLLNYSPAVQVAFFVECQQAGNTSALSRMTAYLSALAKGPAQVAASQGWPSEKLLQLTRQGTTIGLTVMGQVDLQKALARIAKQRDDEALERTRLEGKLKNQEFVAKAPPEVVAEHQQRLVLIQDNQAILDSSLTQLTNMLER
- the nadC gene encoding carboxylating nicotinate-nucleotide diphosphorylase gives rise to the protein MQPLSPDQLHGIVMAALQEDAPFGDATTAALFPDPVSASAVVLAKQHVTVAGLAVAIQTFREVDAALTMTEHVPDGSTAQAGAALLTIAGDARSILRAERVALNFLQHLSGIATLTRAYCDAIRGYPAKILDTRKTLPGLRALEKWAVSLGGGTNHRFSLSDGIMVKDNHIALLAQAGLSLAEGCRLARERAPHRLRMIVEVDALEQIPMALDGGADVILLDNMIPADVRRAVDLIKGRALVEVSGGITLATVRDYAAAGADFISIGALTHSAPAADISLDLTPA